One region of Cyanobacterium sp. T60_A2020_053 genomic DNA includes:
- a CDS encoding sulfite exporter TauE/SafE family protein → MRLIFGLIFAVAIGLSLGLIGGGGSILAVPILRYVMGIEAREAIAQSLFIVGFVSIIGMIPHWRQGNVNLPVALSFIPPAMIGAFYGAKITELPFITDTIQLVAFGVVMLMASIFMIRKSQKGAKKVDQPSDIAKNRTKQIIFTIIQGLIVGVLTGFVGVGGGFLIIPALVLVGGIPMKQAVGTSLLIIASNSTSALLGYLSSGVDMNWGVTIGLTGAASVGIILGAWLSKKIDPQYLQKGFGFFVLAVAIFVLIVR, encoded by the coding sequence ATGCGTTTAATATTTGGATTAATTTTCGCCGTTGCCATTGGTTTAAGTTTAGGCTTAATTGGTGGCGGTGGTTCGATTTTAGCTGTACCAATTTTACGTTATGTGATGGGTATAGAAGCGCGCGAAGCCATTGCCCAAAGTCTTTTTATTGTAGGATTTGTGAGTATTATCGGCATGATTCCCCATTGGCGACAAGGTAACGTTAATTTACCTGTAGCGCTTAGTTTTATTCCTCCAGCGATGATTGGGGCTTTTTACGGGGCAAAAATCACAGAATTACCATTTATTACCGATACTATTCAACTGGTGGCTTTTGGAGTTGTGATGTTGATGGCAAGTATCTTTATGATTAGAAAAAGTCAGAAGGGCGCTAAAAAAGTTGATCAGCCTTCAGATATAGCTAAAAATAGAACTAAGCAAATTATTTTCACTATTATTCAAGGGTTAATTGTGGGTGTTTTAACCGGATTTGTGGGAGTTGGAGGGGGATTTTTAATCATTCCAGCCTTAGTTTTGGTGGGTGGTATTCCCATGAAACAAGCTGTCGGTACATCTTTACTAATTATTGCCAGTAATTCTACCAGCGCCCTCCTCGGTTACTTATCCAGTGGGGTTGACATGAATTGGGGTGTAACCATTGGTTTGACGGGCGCTGCGAGTGTTGGTATAATCTTGGGTGCATGGTTGAGTAAAAAAATTGACCCTCAATATTTACAAAAAGGTTTTGGTTTTTTTGTCCTCGCTGTGGCTATTTTTGTTTTAATTGTTCGGTGA
- a CDS encoding rhodanese-like domain-containing protein has product MEGAILKPLSQFNASELLYYDNVVVYCRSGKRSHQAAQQLIDKGMKSVTELLGGIEAWQDANLPIVSR; this is encoded by the coding sequence ATTGAGGGCGCTATTCTTAAGCCATTATCGCAATTTAACGCTTCAGAATTACTTTACTATGATAACGTTGTAGTTTATTGTCGCTCAGGAAAAAGGTCTCATCAAGCGGCACAACAACTCATTGATAAAGGGATGAAATCAGTTACGGAATTGTTGGGAGGTATTGAGGCTTGGCAAGACGCTAATTTACCCATTGTCAGTAGGTAA